GTCGTCAATCCGCTCGCCGTACTCGACGAATTCGACCGGCTGGCGGCGATCGGCGTCGACACCGGACGCGTCAAGATCTCCGATCGCGCGCATTTGGTGCTTCCCTACCACGCTGCCGCGGACCGCGCGAGCGAACGCGCGCGCGGTGACCACGCGATCGGCACGACCGGACGCGGAATCGGTCCCGCCTATATCGATAAGGCGGCGCGCACCGGAATCACCGTGGGCGAGCTGGCGCGGCGCGAATCGCTGGCCGAAAAAATCAGGCTCAACCTCTTGCACCGTACCGCTCTCGAGGGCGAGGGAATTCCGAGCGAGGAGGATATCGTGGGGGCGACGCTCGACGCTGCCGAGCGGCTCGCGCCGCACATCGTCGACGGCGTCGCGTACATTCACGAAAAGTTCGAGCACGATAAGCGCGTGTTAATTGAGGGAGCGCAAGGATCGCTGTTAGATGTTGGATATGGGACGTATCCGTACGTGACCAGCTCGCACACCATTGCGGGCGGCGCGTGCATTGGACTGGGCATCGGGCCGAGCGCGATCGGTCGCGTCATCGGCGTCGCCAAGGCGTATTGCACGCGCGTTGGTGCGGGCCCGTTTCCCTCGGAACTGCACGACGAACGGGGTGAACGCTTGCGTACGGCCGGCGGAGAATTCGGCACCGTCACCGGGCGGCCGCGGCGCTGCGGCTGGTTCGATGCGGTTGCCGGCCGCTATGCCGTGCGGCTAAACGGGCTGCAGGCGCTTGCGCTTACCAAGCTCGACGTGCTCAGCGGCTTCGAGCGCATCGGCCTCGTGACCGAATATCGCCTGCACGGGCGCCCCGTCGACTTTTCGGACGCGGGATCGCCGGGACTCGAGGTCGTCGTCGAGGAGATGGAGGGCTGGAGCGAACCGATCGGAACGGTCCGCTCGATCGCCGGCTTGCCGCAAGCGGCCCGACGCTACGTTGCCCGGATAGAAGAGGTACTTCAGAGGCCGGTCGAACTCGTCTCCATCGGGCGGGAGCGACGTGATCTCGCTCGCTAGCATTAAATGGGGAAAGCGCCGTGACCGATACACCGGATAGTGGCCCGAGCTACGCATTGGGTCTCTCCCGCACAGGGCATGGACGCCCGGTGCTGCACGCCATGGTTGGCTCGGAGAATTAGGTACATATAGGCGTGGAGCGTCTCAGTTCGATGTGGTCCGATCTTGCCGGGCGTATTTCTGCTATTTGGCAGAATCAAAATCGCCAGACGCGCACCCTTACCGTGGCCGGTATCGCGATTTTGCTTGCGGCAGCGCTCGGTCTGGGCTGGCTCTACGTCGGCCAAAGTCAGAACTATCAGACGCTCTTTTCGAACCTCTCGGCGCAAGACGCGGCCGCCGTTACACAACATTTAAAAGATGATAAGGTTCCGTACCGGCTCTCGGCGGACGGCAAGACCGTCTACGTTCCGGCGGCCGATCTGAGCGACGAGCGGGTTGCAATCGCCGGTTCGGGACTGATCAAGGGCGGCTCTACCGGGTACGAGCTCTTCGATCGCACCAATTTCGGGATGACCGAGTTTCAGGAGAAGATCGACAAGACGCGGGCGATCGAGGGGGAGCTCGAACGCACGATCGACGGGCTGGACCCGGTCGAGTCGTCGCGCGTGAACATCGCCTCGCCCGATCAGACGCTTTATACGACCACGCAAGAGCCGACGACCGCCTCGATTGCGATCAAGACCAAACCCGGCGAGAGCCTCGATCCCGATCAAGTTCGCGGCATTACGATGCTGGTCGCCAATGCCGTCGACGGGCTCAAGCCGGAGAACGTCACGATCGTCAACCAGGACGGTCAGATCCTCATGCCGGGCCCGGGCGGCACCTCGGATACAAGTGGCGCCGCCGCGCCGGCCGATGCGCTTCGGTTGACGCAGGAGCAACTGTTGGCCAAGGAGCGGTACGAATCGGCGCTTCAGCAGAGTATTCAATCGATGCTCGATTCGACGCTGGGTCCCCGCCGCGCGGTTGCGCGCGTGTCGACCAAGATGGACTTCGACGCGAACTCGACCGAGAGCAAGGTGTACGCACCCCAGGGCACCGTGCTATCTTCGCAGAGCGAGCGCGAGTCCTACGTCGGCACGCAACCGGCGCGTAATGCCGCCATCGGCGTGCCGGGAACGACGAGCAACATCGGTACGTACCAGGCGCCGGCGCAGCAGTCGAACGGGCGCTACAATCGCTCGAAATCGACCGTGAACTACGACATTACCGAACAGAACATCAAACACATCGACGCGCCCGGCAAGGTGCTGCAAACCAGCGTCGCGGTGCTGGTCGATTCCACCCCACAGGTCGCCAACGCGTCCGGCCTTCCGGTGGCCGCCAACGCCCAGCCGTATCAACTCACGCCGGCAAACATCGCGCAGATTCGCAACGCTGTCGTCGCGGCCGCCGGTTTGAACTTGGCGCAGGGCGACCAGGTTTCGGTGGAAGCGATACCGTTCAACCCGTCGGTGGCGAATGCCGGCGCGCCGACCGCCGTCACGACGACGGTTCTGGGCATACCGGTCTGGGCGCTCGCCGCCGTCGGACTGGTCGCGCTGCTCGCCGGCATCGGTTTGGTTGCAATGCGCGCACGCCGCGGACGCTTCGCGCCGACGACCGAACTGCCGTCCTTCGACACCTCGCTGGCCGAAGAGCTGCCGCCCTTCGAAGAGCACCCGATTCTGGAAGGCGCGCCTGGAATCGCGGCACCGATTCGTTCCGCCGCGGACCTCACCCGCGAGCAAATGATCGAGTACGTCACGACCGTGGCTCAAGAAAATCCGGATTCCATTGCCAAACTCGTCAAGCTTTGGTTGGCCGAATGATGAATAGCAGCGATCGTTCGACGATGTTCCGATCCACCAACGCCGGCGGCGTCACGTCGGTTAGGGCCGCCCGAGGGGAATCGATGTCGGCACGTTACGTTTATGCGGCCCACGGCACGGGGGCCCCACGTAGTGGGGGGCGCGCAGCTCGGAGCGGAGCGCCGTTGTAATGGAGTCTCCCATCGTCAATCTCTCCGGCCTGGGTCCGCTTCCCGAACCGCCGATCGTGTCGGTCGGGCTGCCCGAATCGCCGCAGCTCGAGATATCAGGCCCGGAGAAGGCCGCGATTCTCCTGATCACGCTCGGCCTCGAACTCTCGGCCACGATCTTCAAATTCTTGCGTCAAGACGAAGTCGAACGCATCGTTCTCGAGATCGCCAAGATCACGACGGTGCCGATCGAAAAGCGCGACGCGGTCATTCAAGAAGCGTATCAGCGCGCGATCGCGCTCAAGTATATCAACGAGGGCGGAATCGAGTACGCCAAGGAGATCCTCGAGCGCAGTTTCGGCGCGGGCCAAGCCGATGACATGACCTCGCGGCTCTTCGCCGCGCTCAAGCACGGTAATCCCCTCGAGCTGATCAAGAAGACCGAGCCCGCGCAGCTGTTGCAATTCATCCAGGACGAGCATCCGCAAACGATCGCACTGATCTTGGTCTACATGCAGCCCGAACAGGCCGGCGCCGTTCTCTCTGCGCTGCCGCCCGACTTACAAGCCGAAGTGGCGATGCGCATCGCGATCCTGCAGAAGACGGCGCCCGAGGTACTCGAGCAGCTCGATGAACTTCTCGGCCGGCGTCTGCTGGTCAGCGGCGCGGATTTCGCGAAGGCCGGCGGCGTGCAGTCGCTCGCCAACGTCATGAACTTCGTCGACCGCGAGACCGAGAAGAACATACTCGACGGCTTGGCCAAGCGCGACCCCGAACTTGCGCAGGAAGTCAAGAACCTGCTCTTCGTGTTCGAAGACATCATCAATCTGGACGACCGCTCGATCCAGCGCGTGCTCAAAGAGGTCGACGGCAAGGATCTGGCGCTCGCGCTCAAAGTCGCAAACGAAGAGCTGCTCGCGCGGATCTACAAGAATATGTCCTCGCGCGCATCGACGATGCTCAAGGAAGAGATCGAACTCCTCGGTCCGACGCGCATGCGCGACGTCGGCAAGGCGCAGCAGCAGATCGTCGACGTGATCCGCACGCTCGAAGAAAACGGGCAAATAGTGATTGCGCGCGGAGCGAAAGACGAGCGGCTCGTCTGATGGTGCCCGGGTCCGCATTCGCGCGGAGCAGGAATGGGTAAGATCGTAAAGGAGGCGCGTTTCTCCGGCGGCGCTTACGTCGTTGGGGTCCCGCGTGCCGAGGGCGACGGAGAGTTGGACGAGCGTCGCGAAGGCGGCGATCCTTTTTCCCCACCCTTCGTGGAGCCGTCATCGAACGGGCACACCGAACGCATCACGTTGCCCGAACCCGAGCACCGCGTCGATTGGGATGCGCTGCGCGCCGATGCCGAAGCGATCGTCGACCGGGCCGCGGCCGACGCCGAGAGTTTGATTCATCAGGCGCAGGCCAAGGCGCTCGAACTGGTCGAAGCGGCCGGCGCGCGAGCCGCGCAAATCGAAGAGCAGGCGCGTATCTCGGGCCGCGAGCAAGGCTACGCAGCGGGCAAGAGCGCGGGCGAAGAAGAGCTGGCCCCGGTCATCGCGACGATCCGTGAGCTGATCGAAAGCGTGCGCGCGCAGCGCGGCGCGGCGATCGCGGCGGCGGAACCGGAGCTCGTGCGTCTGGCGATGGCCGTCGCGGAACGCGTCATCCACGGCGAACTGCTGACCAATCCGACGGTGATCGTCGAAAACGTGCGGCAGGCGCTGACGCGTCTGGTCAGCCGGGAGGTCGTAACGCTGCGCGTGAATCCCGTCGATCTCGACAGCATCCGAGCGCATCGGGACGAGATCGTGGCCGCCGGCGACGTGGAGCATTTGCGCATCGTCGAAGATCAGCGCGTCGATCGCGGCGGGGTCATCATCGAAACCGACGCAGGTACGATCGATTCGAAGATCGCTACGCAGTTGCGCGAGGCGCGGCGCGCGATCCTGAGCGACGATGAGCTCGCGCTCGGTGACGCGGAGGTCCTGCACTCCCCCGCCCAAGCCAGCTGACGCGCAGCACGCCGATGGACGCTCCCGTCTTTTCCGCTGAGCCGTATCTCGATGCACTGCGCGGCGCCGACCTCGTGCGCCAGTACGGCAAAGTCCGGCAGGTCATCGGTGTGGTGATCGAGAGTTTGGGGCCGAACATGGCCGTGGGCGAAACGTGTTCGATCTCATACAAGCGAACGGTCGAACCGGTGCTCGCCGAAGTCGTCGGATTCCGCGACAACAAAGTATTGATCATGCCGCTGGGCGAGCTCATGGGCATCGGCGCGGGGAGCGATGTGGTCGCGCACGGCGCACCGCTCGAGATCGGCGTTACCGATCATCTGCTCGGACGGGTGCTCGGCGGACTGGGCCGGCCGATCGACGGAAAGGGGACGATCGTCGCGGAGAACCGCGCGGTCGTCACCGCCGCGCCGCCGCCTCCGCTCTCACGCCGGCGCGTAACCGAGCCGCTCGCGCTCGGTATCCGCGCGATCGACGGCATGCTGACCTGCGGAAAAGGGCAGCGCGTCGGCATCTTCGCCGGTTCGGGCGTCGGCAAGTCGACGATTTTGGGCATGATCGCCCGCAACACCGCGGCCGACGTGAACGTCATCGCGCTGGTCGGCGAGCGCGGCAAGGAAGTGCGTGATTTCATCGAGCGCGATCTTGGCGAAGAGGGGTTGCGCCGAAGCGTCGTCGTCGTGTCGACCAGCGACCAGCCCGCACTGGTCCGCATCAAAGCCGCGTTCGTCGCCATGACGATCGCCGAGTATTTCCGCGACCAAGGTCTCGACGTCATGTTCATGATGGATTCGGTGACGCGCTTTGCAATGGCCCAGCGCGAGGTGGGCCTGGCGATCGGGGAACCGACCACGACGCGCGGCTACACGCCCTCGGTCTTTGCGACGTTGCCCAAGCTGCTCGAACGCGCCGGAACCTCGGACCGGGGAACGATCACCGGCCTCTTCTCCGTGCTGGTCGACGGAGACGACATGACCGAGCCGGTTTCCGACGCGGTGCGCTCCATCCTGGACGGCCACATCGTGCTCTCGCGCGCGCTCGCCTCGGCCAATCACTACCCCGCGATCGACGTCTTGCAAAGCGTGAGCCGCGTGATGCCCGACGTCGCCGACGCCAATCAATATTCGGCCGCGTCGGCGGTGCGCGACATGCTCGCCACCTATCGCGAGGCGGAAGATCTGATCAATATCGGCGCCTACGTTCCCGGCAGCAATCCGCGCGTCGACCTGGCGCTCTCGAAGATCGAGGGGATCCGGCATTTCTTACGCCAAGGCATCTACGAGACCAGCTCGTTCGAACAGACGATCGCCAAACTGATGAGCGTGACGTGAAGCGCTTCGCCTTCGCCCTGCAGCCCGTGCTCGACCACCGCAAACGGATCGAGGACGAGAAACAGCTGGTCGTCGCCGTCCGTCGCCGCGCGCTCGACGAAGCGGAGCGGGAACGGACGCGCCTCAATGAAGAGTTCCGCCGACACGCCGCGATGCTGCGCGAACGGCACCGTGAGCTGCAGACGAGCGAGCTGCAGTCGATCTATGCTCACCTGCAATTTCTCGACCGGTGCATCATCGCGCAGATTCGCATCGTGGCGGAGCGCCGCATCGCGCTCGATCGCGCCCGGGCCGATCTGCTCGACGCGAGCAAGGACAAGAAGGTCGTCGAAAAGCTGAAAGAACGCCGGCGCGAGGCGTTCGTTAGGGAAGAGCAGCGCGTCGAGCAAAAAGAGCTCGATGACGGAAATGCGCGCCGAGAAGGGCGCGTTCAAATGGGAGGTTCCTCGTGATCGTCACCCGCCGGCGTCGCAAACCGTTTCCGTGGAAGCGGTTGATCTTACCGGTGATCGCCATTGCCTTGGTGAGCTTCGCCATCGCCTGGCCGCCGTCGCGCAATGCGATCACGGGCGGCCCCATGGCCCCGATGTGGCAAACGGTCGGCTCGCGCTTCAGTACGGTTGCCGCTCCCTTCCGTTTTGCGGCGCAAAACCAGCTCTTGACCGCGAAGAACCGCCTGATTAAGCAGTTGCAATCACAAATCGCCGGTCTGCAGTCGCAGTCGGAGGCGAAGGACAAGCAGATCTCCTCGCTCAACGCGCAGATCGCACAGTTACAGAGTCAGGCTGCGAACGCGCGCTCGACGACGACCGCTCCGGTCGCGGCGCCCTCTACCGCGTCACTCGGCGTCGCCTCGGGGTCCGCCGTCTCGGCATCGGGCGACCTGAGCGCGGGAGCGACGCAAGACATGCGACGCACCGCCCAGATCTGGGCGAGTATGGAGCCGGAGAACGCCGCGAAGGTCGTGCAGAGGCTGCCGGTTCCCTACGTCGCGCGCGTCTTCGCGCTGATGTCACCCGACGACGCGGGAGCGATTCTGGATGCGCTGCCCGCCGCCTTCGCCGCGCAGTTGACGCAGGAAAACCCCGAACTGAAACGTTAATCGTGGCGTCTTGATCGTACGCACGCGGACGCTTCCAGCCGACGTTCTAACACCGATCGGTGCCTATCTCGCGCTCGCGCCGGCGGGCGCTTCCTGTTTGCTCGAAAGTGTCGAACACGGCGGCAAGATCTCGCGCTACTCGTTCGTCGGACTCGACTACATGGCGGCCGAATCGTTCGAGGCGACGCCCGATCTTCTCGATCGCGTGCGCGATATAGTCAACGCTCACCGGCCGCCGGCGGATCCGAGCGGTTGGGGTGGGGCGCTCGTCGTTTTTGCCTATGATGCGGCCCGACCGTTCGCGCGCTTGCCCCCGCGCGCGCAAGACCCTCCGGCGATGCCGGCCGCGTATATCGCCGTACCGGCGACATGGCTGGTCTTCGATCATCTCACCCATTCGCTCGTGCTATGGGGGTGCGGTGACCGCGCGGAGGCGATCGACGAACGGCTCGAACGGTATCTCGCGCAACTCCTGGGTGCTCCGCAGCTCGCCCATCCGGTTCGCGCCGCCGGTTCGCCGCGGGCCTCGCTCTCGCGCGAGCAGTACGTGGATCTGGTCGCGCGAGTGAAGCGCCACATCTACGACGGCGACGTCTACCAGCTGCAGCTCGGCATCCGGTTCGACGCCGACCTCGAGGGCGACGCGTTCGACGCGTATCGCGCGCTCCGGCGGCGCAATCCTTCGCCCTATATGTTCTACGTCGACGGACCGTTCGGCTCGATCTTCGGTGCTTCGCCCGAGTTCCTGGTACGGCTCGAAGGGCGCCGCGCGCGCATCCGCCCGCTAGCCGGTACGCGTTCGCGGGGCGCGACCGACGAAGAGGACGTGCAGATCGCACGCGAGTTGCTCTCGAACGAGAAGGAGCGGGCCGAACACGTCATGCTCGTCGATCTGGGACGTAACGATCTCGGGATGGTTTGCGAGTACGGCTCGGTCGGCGTCGACGAACTCTTGCAGATCGAGCGCTACAGTCACGTCATGCACATCGTCTCCGATTTGGTCGGCACGTTGCGATCTCCGTGCGACGGTCTCGACCTTTTCCGCGCCGGCTTTCCGGCCGGCACGGTCACCGGAACGCCGAAGGTCCGGGCGATGCAAATCATCGATCGGCTCGAACCGGTGACGCGCGGCTTCTACGCCGGCAGCGTCGGCCGCTGGTCTTTCGGCGGCGACTTCGATTCGTGCATCACGCTGCGCAGCATGCACGTACAGAACGGCTGCGTCTACTGGCAAGCTTCGGCCGGCATCGTCGCCGACTCGGACCCGCAATTCGAGTACGATGAAGTGCTACACAAAACCCGGATCGCGCGCGAGGTATTGGGCCTATGAGCGCCGTGCTCTTCATCGATAATTACGACAGCTTCACCTATAACGTCGTGCATCTGCTCGCTTCGCAGGGCGCCGCACCCGACGTCGTCTTGAACGACGACCCGCAGCTCGAGCCCGCGCTGCTGGAGCGTTATCGGATGTTGGTCGTCGGCCCGGGGCCGGGCAATCCCTCGGAGCAGCCGCGCATGATGGAAGTGCTCTCGAGCGCGATCGAACGCGGCCTGCCGACCTTCGGCGTGTGCCTGGGCTTGCAGGCGATCGGCGAGGCTCTCGGGGCCACCGTCACCCACGCGCCCTCCCTCATGCATGGGAAGACGAGCCGGATCGCCCACGCGGGGACTGGGGTTTTTTCCGGCCTGCCCTCGCCGCTGACCGCTACTCGCTACCACTCGCTCTGCCTCGATCCCGGCACGATACCGGAGGTCCTCACGGTCACTGCACGCAGCGAGGACGGGGTCGTCCAGGGTCTCGCTCACCGCTCGCTGCCGGTCCACGCGGTCCAATTTCATCCGGAATCCGTGCTCAGCGAGCACGGCGGAGCGATGCTCCGCTCTATGCTGGCAATCGCGGGATTGACCTGAGCTTCCCTAAGTTTCCGCCGGCCTCGGCCGAACATCAATGTGAGGGCCTCCACCCTCAATTTTGGATTTGGAAAGGAGGTGAATGAAGTAAGCATGATTTCTATCTCATCGGTGCTTCCGGCAACTATGCTGCGAGCAGGCGCGCTTAACGGCGCGACGCACGCGGTCTCGAAGGGCAAAGGCGGCCGCTGGGCCTCGCTCTTCGGAGCGTCGCTCGCAAACACAAACACAACCGCAAACACGAGCGGTGCTGCATCCTCAGGCTCGCCGGCAACGGCGACCAAGGCGGATCTGAGCGCCCAACTCGCTGCGCTTCTGCAAGGCGGAACATCGATGGCAACCATCGTCGATCAGCTCGCGCAAAGCGTCGGTTCGTCGGCAGCAAAGCTGCTCGCCGGAAAGATGTCCACGGGCGACACCGATCGACTTCGTAATTCCATCACCCAGACGATCGCGAAGGCACTCTCTCCACCCAGTAACGCGCCGCCGGGCACTCCCGCTCAAGAAGCGGCGGCCCTCGCAGCCCGATTACGAAGTGTAGTCGAGTCGATCGCGAGGGAAACGCAAGACGGATCAGGGCAGCAGAACGAAATCACGGGAAACCTCTTGGACGCCAACTCGGCGAAAGAACTCCCGGCCCAGCAACAGCAAAGCACCGGCACGTCGAGCCCGCTCGACGTATCGTCGGTGGTTCGTGCGCTGTTGGCTTCGGTGATCTCGACGCTCTCAACGCCGAACTCCGCGGCCACGACTGCTCCCACAAACGTCAAAGCGGCTTCGTCGAATGTTCCCGCGGCGAGCGCTGCAACGGCGAACGCTACAACGGCGAACGTTGCGACGCTCAACCAGCCGTTGGCCGTGAACCTGCAATCCGCACTCGACGTAACGACCGTGCCGAACAGCACGCCGTCAACGCTGACGGCAGGATTGCTCTCGCAATCGGCGGCCAATGCCGTCGCTGCCCAGTCGACCCAATCGATCACCATGGCGAACGCACCCGATCTGCTCGCACGAATGCTCGTGCGCGCCGCCGGGCTCGATTCGCAGATCAACGGGTCGAGCACCGCGTCGGCGCAGAGCAGCGCCGGTTCGCAAACCGCCGGCACCGCAACCGCATCGGCGCTCACTCCCGACATGCTCGCCGCACGCTTTGCGGCGCTCTTGGCCGAGGTGAGTCCGACCGGCGTAGCCGGGGCGGCATCTTCCGGAAACACCTCGACCGATCCCAACTCCGGTCATGCCTTCGATCAAAACCTTGCGCAGCAAGATTCATCGAACTCGAACGCGGCGAACAATCTCCTCGCGTCTTCGACGACGACGGGTTTGGCCTCGCAAGTGCAGACGGCCTTGCAATCAGCCGTAAGCGGCGGGACCGCAGTCGATGCGAACGCCGTCATGGAGCAAATGGTCAAAGGCATGGTGATGCGCACCGCCGTCCAGGGAACCTCGGAAATCCGGCTGCAGCTGCAACCGGAGAACCTGGGTCAAGTCACGATGCGGCTCACCGTATCCGGAAACCAAGTCAGTGCAAACGTCGTCGCACAAAACGCCGACGTGAGCACGGCGCTGGTTGCCAACCATCAAGAGCTCGCGCGCTCCCTCGCCGAAGCCGGGCTGACCCTGACGGGTTTCTCGGTCGACGTGTCGGGAGGTGACGCGGGCCAGGATCAAAGCAAGGATCGCACCGGCGGTTTCGGACGCCGGTACGTCGTTCACGAGTTGAGCGGCGATACGACGACCGAAGCCACGCAGTCGGGTCAAGGACCCCCGCTTTTGGGCGGTTCCGGCCTCGAACTGTTCAATTCCCTCGCATAGGAGGACCCATGGGACTAATCACCGGCGTTGGCGCCACCACAACCAGTGCCGACACCGCATCGACCAGCACGACGACTCCGGACAACGATCTGGGTCCGAACGCGTTTTTGCAATTGCTGACCACGGAACTTCAAAATCAAGATCCTGACCAGCCGCAAGACGCAACCGAATCGGTCACCCAGCTCGCGCAGATGTCCGAGTTGCAGTACCAGCAGCAACTTACGAACGATTTTGCCTCGTTTCAGAGCAATTTCGGGGTGCTGCAGGCGGCATCGCTCATCGGCAAGGCCGCGACCGTCAGTACGGGCACGAGTTCGACTTCGTCCAACTCTTCGACCGTGACGGGTATTATCTCGACGATCGACGTGCAAAACGGCACGCCGTATTTCACCATGACCAACTCGTCCGGGCAAACGCTCACCGATAGCAGCGGAGATCCGCTGTTGTTCGAGACCAGCCAAATCATCGGCATCGGGAACGCCTCGTCGGTGACCGGAACAACGAGCTCGAGTAGTTCGGGTACGTAACGACATGGATTCGAACGACGTCAGCCGCGTCCAACAGCCGGGAATCATCCCCGGTCCGATGGCGCGTCCGGTCGGTCAGCCAGTCGATATCCCGCCGACAGCGTCACCGAGCTTCCGCTCGGTGCTCGAAAACGCTGCGGCATCGCAGCAATCGTCGGCGGCAACGTCGAGCGAACCGCTTCGATTCTCGGCTCATGCCATGCAGCGTTTGCAATCGCGCAACATCAGTCTCACCTCGGAAGACGTGAGCAAGATGAACGCGATGGCCGACAAAGCCGCGGCGAAGGGCGCAAAAAACTCGCTCTTCATCGTTCGCGACGTCGCGATGGTCGTGAGCATCAAAAACCGGACCGTCATCACTGCGGTCGATTCAGACTCGATGAAGGAGAACGTCTTCACCAACATCGATTCGGCCGCGATTATTTAACCAACATCCGGAGCGGACCGCTTGCGGAGCTCCGGCCGCGACGTGGATGGACTGAAGCGCCGCGGATCTGTAAGTTGAGGTCAAGAATGGCTTTCGATTCTCTCTACACGGGGATCTCCGGCCTGGACGCATACCAGAGCTGGATCGACATGATCTCCAACAATATTGCCAATACGGCGACGACGGGCTTCAAAGCTCAACGGATGACCTTTGCCGATCAATTCTATCAGCAGGTCGGCTCGCCGTCGGGTCCCACGACCACCAGCGGCGGCGTCAATCCCATCGATAATGGGCTCGGCGTCAAGATCGGGTCGGTCGACACCGAGTTCGCACAGGGCGGCCTCGAGACGACCGGTATCAATACGGATCTCGCACTCAACGGCGACGGATTCTTCATTGAAAACAACGCCAACGCTACCGGCACGCCCACCTATACCCGCGACGGCGCCTTCTCGCTCAACTCGAATGGGCTCTTCTACGATCCCGCGACGGGCAATGCCGTGATGGGCTACATGGCGGACAGCGCCGGCGTCGTCAACAACACCGGGGTTCCCGGTGCGATCACGATTCCGATCGGCCTGCAAGAGCAAGCGCAAGCGACGGGCACCGGGGTCAAGGTCGGACCCACCAACAACGACGACGTGTTCGACGTCGCGCTCGGCGGTAATCTCGATCAGACCAACTGGTCGCAAGCCTTCCAAAACGCGGTCGGCGCATCGGCCAACCCGGGCGCGGCGGTGACCGTCTCGACGACGTTCTACGACTCGCTGGGCAACGCGCACGAAGCGATCGTTACCTACACTCCGGTCGCGCCGAGTGCGGTTGCGGCAACCGTTGCTGCAAGCGGGACGACGGCCAACACGACGGCCTTGTCGATCGCGCCGGGGACCAGCGTCGCCGACACCATCACGATCACACCGACGGGCGCGAGCACGTACTCGATCACGGATGCGGATACGGGCCAAACGCTCACCAACGTCGCGGGCGGAACGACGCAAACCGTCAACGGGGTCACGTTTACGCTCGCGACGCCGGCCACGGCCGGTGCCGAGACGTTGACGGTGACGGCGGCCGCAAACGGCCTGCCGTCGACGGTCGAAAATTCGGCCGGCACCGCCGTGCAGCCCGCCACCGAATGGCAGGTCAACGTCAGCTTCTCCGACGGTACCCAGTTCCAGACGATAACGCAGCCCGGAAACATCTCCGCCAACGGCACCGTCAACGCGGCCTCG
The Candidatus Baltobacteraceae bacterium DNA segment above includes these coding regions:
- a CDS encoding adenylosuccinate synthase; this encodes MSKADIIVGIQWGDEGKGRIVDLYAQDYDVVARFGGGDNAGHQIKVGDVEIALRIVPSGVLNPHVELFVGGGTVVNPLAVLDEFDRLAAIGVDTGRVKISDRAHLVLPYHAAADRASERARGDHAIGTTGRGIGPAYIDKAARTGITVGELARRESLAEKIRLNLLHRTALEGEGIPSEEDIVGATLDAAERLAPHIVDGVAYIHEKFEHDKRVLIEGAQGSLLDVGYGTYPYVTSSHTIAGGACIGLGIGPSAIGRVIGVAKAYCTRVGAGPFPSELHDERGERLRTAGGEFGTVTGRPRRCGWFDAVAGRYAVRLNGLQALALTKLDVLSGFERIGLVTEYRLHGRPVDFSDAGSPGLEVVVEEMEGWSEPIGTVRSIAGLPQAARRYVARIEEVLQRPVELVSIGRERRDLAR
- the fliF gene encoding flagellar basal-body MS-ring/collar protein FliF, whose protein sequence is MERLSSMWSDLAGRISAIWQNQNRQTRTLTVAGIAILLAAALGLGWLYVGQSQNYQTLFSNLSAQDAAAVTQHLKDDKVPYRLSADGKTVYVPAADLSDERVAIAGSGLIKGGSTGYELFDRTNFGMTEFQEKIDKTRAIEGELERTIDGLDPVESSRVNIASPDQTLYTTTQEPTTASIAIKTKPGESLDPDQVRGITMLVANAVDGLKPENVTIVNQDGQILMPGPGGTSDTSGAAAPADALRLTQEQLLAKERYESALQQSIQSMLDSTLGPRRAVARVSTKMDFDANSTESKVYAPQGTVLSSQSERESYVGTQPARNAAIGVPGTTSNIGTYQAPAQQSNGRYNRSKSTVNYDITEQNIKHIDAPGKVLQTSVAVLVDSTPQVANASGLPVAANAQPYQLTPANIAQIRNAVVAAAGLNLAQGDQVSVEAIPFNPSVANAGAPTAVTTTVLGIPVWALAAVGLVALLAGIGLVAMRARRGRFAPTTELPSFDTSLAEELPPFEEHPILEGAPGIAAPIRSAADLTREQMIEYVTTVAQENPDSIAKLVKLWLAE
- the fliG gene encoding flagellar motor switch protein FliG; the encoded protein is MESPIVNLSGLGPLPEPPIVSVGLPESPQLEISGPEKAAILLITLGLELSATIFKFLRQDEVERIVLEIAKITTVPIEKRDAVIQEAYQRAIALKYINEGGIEYAKEILERSFGAGQADDMTSRLFAALKHGNPLELIKKTEPAQLLQFIQDEHPQTIALILVYMQPEQAGAVLSALPPDLQAEVAMRIAILQKTAPEVLEQLDELLGRRLLVSGADFAKAGGVQSLANVMNFVDRETEKNILDGLAKRDPELAQEVKNLLFVFEDIINLDDRSIQRVLKEVDGKDLALALKVANEELLARIYKNMSSRASTMLKEEIELLGPTRMRDVGKAQQQIVDVIRTLEENGQIVIARGAKDERLV
- a CDS encoding FliH/SctL family protein is translated as MGKIVKEARFSGGAYVVGVPRAEGDGELDERREGGDPFSPPFVEPSSNGHTERITLPEPEHRVDWDALRADAEAIVDRAAADAESLIHQAQAKALELVEAAGARAAQIEEQARISGREQGYAAGKSAGEEELAPVIATIRELIESVRAQRGAAIAAAEPELVRLAMAVAERVIHGELLTNPTVIVENVRQALTRLVSREVVTLRVNPVDLDSIRAHRDEIVAAGDVEHLRIVEDQRVDRGGVIIETDAGTIDSKIATQLREARRAILSDDELALGDAEVLHSPAQAS
- the fliI gene encoding flagellar protein export ATPase FliI produces the protein MDAPVFSAEPYLDALRGADLVRQYGKVRQVIGVVIESLGPNMAVGETCSISYKRTVEPVLAEVVGFRDNKVLIMPLGELMGIGAGSDVVAHGAPLEIGVTDHLLGRVLGGLGRPIDGKGTIVAENRAVVTAAPPPPLSRRRVTEPLALGIRAIDGMLTCGKGQRVGIFAGSGVGKSTILGMIARNTAADVNVIALVGERGKEVRDFIERDLGEEGLRRSVVVVSTSDQPALVRIKAAFVAMTIAEYFRDQGLDVMFMMDSVTRFAMAQREVGLAIGEPTTTRGYTPSVFATLPKLLERAGTSDRGTITGLFSVLVDGDDMTEPVSDAVRSILDGHIVLSRALASANHYPAIDVLQSVSRVMPDVADANQYSAASAVRDMLATYREAEDLINIGAYVPGSNPRVDLALSKIEGIRHFLRQGIYETSSFEQTIAKLMSVT